The Stenotrophomonas sp. BIO128-Bstrain region GCACGCAAGATTTTCGATGCCTGGCTGCTCGGCAAGATGCCCGACGGCCTGGAACCGCTGGACAGCGAGCGCGGCACGACCGCGATCGGCATCACCGCCTTCGATGGTGGTGATGGCGCGGCCCGCGAGGCCGGCGATGCCGCCGTCGCTGCGCTGGAGCTGCTGCCGGTCGTGGTGGGCGTGCCTGCGCCTGCGCCGGAACCCGGCGCGCCCGTGCCCAGTGCCACCGCGCCCCCGACCGCACCGGAGCGGCCACGATGAAGGTCTTCCTGCGCTGGGCGGTCGATATGGCCGTCCGCTTCAGCAGCTCGCTGGACTGGGTGCTTTGCCTGGCATTGGGCGCGCTGATGCTGATCGGCCTGGCGGTGCTCAAGAGCGCCGGTGGCGACGGCCTGGTGTTCGCGCAGGGCGCGCGTTTCGCGGTCGGCCTGGCCGCGATGTGGGCGATTTCGCGGGTCTCGATCCTGCGCATCCGCTCGGCCACGCCCCTGATCTACGCGGTGTCGATGATTCCGCTGCTGGCCGTGTTCGTGCTGGGCACCGGCAAGTACGGCCGGCAGTGGCTGGATCTGAAGCTGTTCTACCTGCAGCCGGCCGAGCTGCTCAAGGTCAGCCTGCCGATGATGGTGGCCTGGTACCTGCATCGCATGCCGCTGCCGCCACGTTTCTCCACGGTGCTGACCAGTGCGGTGATCATCGGCGTGCCGACCGGACTGGTGATGCTTCAGCCGGATTTCGGCACCGGCGTGCTGATCGCCGCCAGTGGCGCGTTCGTGCTGCTGCTGGCCGGGCTGCCGTGGTGGTGGGTGGGCGTGGCGGTCGGCGGGGTCGCCGCGGCCGCGCCGGTGGCCTGGTTCTGGCTGCTGCGCCCGTACCAGAAGGACCGCATCATGATGTTC contains the following coding sequences:
- the rodA gene encoding rod shape-determining protein RodA, which codes for MKVFLRWAVDMAVRFSSSLDWVLCLALGALMLIGLAVLKSAGGDGLVFAQGARFAVGLAAMWAISRVSILRIRSATPLIYAVSMIPLLAVFVLGTGKYGRQWLDLKLFYLQPAELLKVSLPMMVAWYLHRMPLPPRFSTVLTSAVIIGVPTGLVMLQPDFGTGVLIAASGAFVLLLAGLPWWWVGVAVGGVAAAAPVAWFWLLRPYQKDRIMMFMDPESDALGAGWNIIQSKIAIGSGGFDGKGWGQGSQSHLNFIPEQTTDFAFSVLSEEFGWIGVAIVLALYLVVIGRCLWIASQSRDTYSRLLAGATGLAFFVYVLVNGGMISGLLPVVGVPMPLISYGGTSAVSLLAGFGLVMAVRRHNPVHGGYG